One Oncorhynchus clarkii lewisi isolate Uvic-CL-2024 chromosome 28, UVic_Ocla_1.0, whole genome shotgun sequence genomic region harbors:
- the LOC139387041 gene encoding segment polarity protein dishevelled homolog DVL-3-like, whose translation MGETKVIYHLDDQETPYLVKLAVPADRVTLADFKNVLKKPNYKFFFKSMDDDFGVVKEEISDDNAKLPCFNGRVVSWLVSGDGAHSDGGSVVESLSELPPPPLERTGGIGESRPPSYHGKATGGRDSLDNETETGSMVSQRRARERPRRKHTREHGGRNGYSRVGRGAELGQYDSCSSFMSSELESTSCFDSEDDDATSRFSSSTEQSSSRLMRRHRRRRRKPKTSNMERSSSFSSVTDSTMSLNIITVTLNMEKYNFLGISIVGQSNERGDGGIYIGSIMKGGAVAADGRIEPGDMLLQVNDINFENMNNDDAVRVLRDIVHKPGPITLTVAKCWDPNPRSCFALPRSEPIRPIDPAAWVSHTAAMTGVYPAYGMSPSMSTVTSTSSSIGSSVPETERFDDFHLSIHSDMSTVAKAMASPESGLEVRDRMWLKITIANAFIGSDVVDWLFHHMEGFSDRREARKYASNLLKAGYIRHTVNKITFSEQCYYTFGDLCGNMTHLSLHDHDGSSGGASDQDTLPPLPHPGAAPWPMSLPYQFSIAQPYNPQPQHDLPQGFPGVGAGSAGSQHSEGSSGSNCSKTEGRGGAGGSNKSGGSGSESEIRSHRVPSERSAAPSERSIRSSYSHRSAHSSHSLAYSPGLVYGPPGLPPNPPHLATAAPGAPPGRQLANAPPELTGSRQSLRMAVGNRGEFFVDVM comes from the exons ATGGGGGAGACCAAAGTCATATATCACCTCGACGACCAGGAAACACCCTACCTGGTCAAATTGGCAGTGCCCGCTGACAGGGTCACACTTGCGGACTTCAAAAATGTTCTGAAGAAACCCAACTACAAGTTCTTCTTCAAATCTATGGATGACGATTTTGG GGTAGTGAAAGAAGAGATATCTGATGACAATGCCAAACTACCTTGTTTTAATGGCCGTGTGGTATCTTGG CTGGTGTCGGGGGACGGTGCTCACTCAGATGGTGGCTCTGTGGTCGAGAGTTTGTCCGAGTTGCCGCCACCCCCCCTGGAGAGGACTGGGGGCATCGGGGAGTCCAGACCCCCCTCTTATCA CGGGAAGGCCACAGGTGGACGAGACTCGTTGGACAACGAGACGGAGACGGGCTCGATGGTGTCCCAGAGAAGAGCGAGGGAGCGACCGCGCCGGAAACACACTCGCGAGCATG GTGGGAGGAATGGCTACTCGAGGGTGGGCCGAGGGGCGGAGCTGGGCCAATACGACAGCTGCTCGTCCTTCATGAGCAGCGAGCTGGAGTCCACCAGCTGCTTCGACTCTGAGGATGACGACGCCACCAGCCG GTTCAGCAGTTCCACGGAACAGAGCTCCTCTCGCCTTATGAGGCGACACCGCCGGCGCCGCCGGAAACCCAAGACATCCAACATGGAAAGG TCGTCATCATTCAGCAGCGTCACAGACTCCACCATGTCACTAAACATCATCACTGTCACTCTGAACATGG AGAAGTATAACTTCCTGGGCATCAGCATCGTGGGGCAGAGCAACGAGAGGGGCGACGGGGGCATCTACATCGGCTCCATCATGAAGGGAGGGGCGGTGGCTGCAGACGGCCGCATTGAGCCTGGAGACATGCTACTGCAG GTGAACGACATCAACTTTGAGAACATGAACAACGACGACGCGGTTCGAGTGCTGAGAGACATCGTACACAAGCCAGG ccccatcactctgactgtgGCTAAGTGCTGGGACCCTAACCCTCGGAGCTGCTTTGCTCTGCCAAGAA GTGAGCCAATCCGGCCCATTGACCCTGCTGCCTGGGTGTCCCACACTGCGGCGATGACGGGGGTGTACCCTGCTTATGGCATGAGCCCATCGATGAGCACGGTCACCTCCACCAGCTCCTCCATCGGCAGCTCCGTCCCCGAGACCGAAC GCTTCGACGATTTCCACCTGTCCATCCACAGTGACATGTCAACTGTCGCCAAGGCCATGGCTTCCCCGGAGTCGGGCCTGGAGGTGCGAGACAGGATGTGGCTGAAGATCACCATCGCCAACGCCTTCATAG GCTCAGATGTGGTGGACTGGCTCTTTCATCACATGGAGGGATTCTCGGACCGACGGGAGGCAAGGAAGTACGCCAGTAACCTGCTCAAGGCCGGCTACATCCGCCACACCGTCAACAAGATCACCTTCTCTGAGCAATGCTACTACACCTTCGGAGACCTCTGTGGCA acatgaCCCACCTCTCTCTGCACGACCATGATGGCTCCAGCGGCGGGGCGTCGGACCAGGACACCCTGCCCCCTCTGCCCCACCCTGGGGCTGCCCCCTGGCCCATGTCCCTGCCCTACCAGTTTTCCATCGCCCAGCCCTACAACCCCCAGCCCCAACACGACCTGCCACAGGGCTTCCCAGGAGTAGGGGCGGGCAGTGCTGGCAGCCAACACAGCGAAG GGAGCAGCGGCTCCAACTGCAGTAAGACCGAGGGCCGAGGCGGTGCCGGGGGCTCCAACAAGTCGGGTGGGAGTGGCAGCGAATCAGAGATCAGGAGCCATCGGGTCCCCAGCGAGCGCTCTGCGGCCCCTAGCGAGCGCAGCATCCGCAGTTCCTACAGCCATCGAAGCGCACACTCGTCCCACTCACTGGCCTACAGCCCTGGCTTGGTCTACGGCCCCCCAGGCCTGCCTCCTAACCCCCCCCACCTGGCCACAGCTGCTCCAGGAGCCCCACCAGGCCGACAGCTGGCCAACGCTCCCCCAGAGCTCACCGGCTCCCGCCAGTCCCTGCGCATGGCCGTAGGCAACCGCGGCGAGTTCTTTGTCGACGTCATGTGA